One stretch of Limnohabitans sp. DNA includes these proteins:
- a CDS encoding response regulator transcription factor produces MRILIAEDEQVLADGLLRTLRSAGAAVDHVASGSEADAALMTNNEFDLLILDLGLPKMHGLEVLKRLRARGSVLPVLILTAADSVEERVKGLDYGADDYMAKPFSLQELEARVRALTRRGMGGATSQIKHGPLVYDQSGRVATIDGKMIELSARELGLLEVLLQRAGRLVSKDQLVERLCEWGEEVSNNAIEVYIHRLRKKIEKGPIRIATVRGLGYCLEKIPG; encoded by the coding sequence ATGCGCATTCTGATAGCCGAAGACGAGCAAGTGCTTGCTGACGGTTTGTTGCGCACTTTGCGAAGTGCGGGTGCTGCGGTGGACCACGTGGCCAGTGGCAGCGAAGCCGACGCGGCTTTGATGACCAACAACGAATTCGATCTGCTGATTCTGGACTTGGGTTTGCCCAAGATGCATGGCCTGGAGGTGCTCAAACGTTTGCGCGCCCGAGGTTCTGTGCTCCCGGTGTTGATCCTCACGGCAGCAGACAGTGTGGAAGAGCGCGTCAAAGGCCTGGACTATGGGGCTGACGATTACATGGCCAAACCCTTCAGCCTGCAGGAGCTCGAGGCCCGCGTGCGGGCTCTCACCCGCCGCGGCATGGGCGGTGCCACATCACAAATCAAGCACGGACCCTTGGTCTATGACCAATCTGGTCGTGTCGCCACCATCGATGGCAAGATGATCGAGCTGTCCGCGCGCGAGTTGGGTTTGCTGGAGGTTTTGTTGCAACGCGCAGGCCGCTTGGTCAGCAAAGACCAGTTGGTCGAGCGCCTGTGCGAGTGGGGCGAAGAGGTCAGCAACAATGCGATCGAGGTGTACATCCACCGCTTGCGGAAAAAAATCGAAAAAGGTCCGATCCGCATTGCCACGGTGCGCGGACTGGGCTACTGCCTGGAAAAAATCCCGGGTTGA